A stretch of the Pelmatolapia mariae isolate MD_Pm_ZW linkage group LG23, Pm_UMD_F_2, whole genome shotgun sequence genome encodes the following:
- the LOC134620285 gene encoding long-chain specific acyl-CoA dehydrogenase, mitochondrial-like translates to MLANRIIGSCVFGLRNVSGRGRPLSAATARFQHNKSEEFGQPASSARPETSSAKSLMDIGTRRIFNEDHDLFRQNVRRFFQEEVVPYHKEWEKAGQVSREVWEKAGEQGLLGLMTPEEHGGIGGDLFSAAVTWEEQMYCNCTGPGFALHSDIVMPYIVNYGSKEQIKRFIPKMTAGKCIAAIAMTEPGAGSDLQGVRTYAKKDGSDWILNGNKVFITNGWMADLVVVVTVTNREAKTAAHGISLFLVEDGMKGFHKGRKLEKIGLKAQDTAELFFEDVRLPADALLGELNKGFYYLMNELPQERLAIADMAIASCEFMFEETRNYVMQRKAFSKTVAHLQTVQHKLAELKTEICVGRAFLDSCLQLHAEKGLDPATASMAKYWASDLQNRVATQCLQLHGGWGYMWEYPIAKAFVDSRVQPIYGGTNEIMKELIARTIVSQK, encoded by the exons ATGTTGGCGAACAGAATAATTGGATCTTGTGTTTTCGGACTGAGAAATGTGTCTGGAAGAGGACGGCCGCTCTCTGCAGCTACTGCGAG ATTTCAGCACAATAAGTCTGAGGAGTTCGGGCAGCCCGCATCCTCAGCTCGACCTGAGACCTCCAGCGCCAAATCCCTGATGGACATCGGGACCCGCCGGATCTTCAACGAGGACCATGACCTCTTCAGACAAAATGTGCGGCGCTTCTTCCAAGAGGAAGTGGTGCCATACCACAAAGA GTGGGAGAAGGCAGGTCAGGTGAGCAGGGAGGTGTGGGAAAAGGCTGGCGAGCAAGGTCTGCTGGGATTAATGACGCCAGAGGAGCATGGTGGCATAGGAGGAGACCTGTTTTCTGCAGCTGTCACATGGGAGGAGCA AATGTATTGCAACTGCACAGGCCCAGGTTTTGCACTGCACTCTGACATCGTCATGCCCTACATCGTCAACTACGGCAGCAAGGAACAGATCAAACGCTTCATCCCAAAGATGACCGCTGGGAAATGTATCGCTGCCATCGCCATGACTGAGCCAGGAGCAGGCAG TGACCTTCAGGGTGTGAGGACGTATGCCAAGAAGGACGGCAGTGACTGGATCCTCAACGGCAACAAG GTGTTTATTACAAATGGTTGGATGGCAGACCTGGTGGTGGTAGTGACCGTGACCAACCGAGAGGCGAAGACGGCAGCACACGGGATCAGTCTGTTCCTGGTGGAGGACGGCATGAAGGGCTTTCACAAAGGGCGGAAGCTGGAGAAGATTGGCCTGAAAGCCCAG GACACAGCTGAGTTATTCTTCGAGGATGTGCGCCTCCCAGCTGATGCCCTCTTAGGAGAACTCAACAAAGGTTTCTATTACCTGATGAATGAACTCCCTCAG GAGCGTCTGGCGATTGCTGACATGGCCATAGCGAGCTGTGAGTTCATGTTTGAGGAAACCAGAAATTATGTAATGCAGCGGAAGGCTTTCAGCAAGACAGTTGCTCACCTTCAG ACTGTGCAGCACAAGCTAGCAGAGCTAAAGACTGAGATCTGTGTGGGTCGAGCCTTCCTGGATAGCTGCCTTCAGCTCCATGCTGAGAAAGGCCTGGATCCTGCCACAGCCTCCATGGCCAAGTATTG GGCGTCTGACCTCCAGAACAGAGTGGCCACTCAGTGCCTGCAGCTCCACGGAGGCTGGGGGTACATGTGGGAATACCCCATCGCCAA gGCATTTGTGGACTCGCGAGTTCAGCCTATCTACGGAGGAACCAACGAGATCATGAAGGAGCTCATCGCCCGCACCATCGTCAGCCAGAAGTGA